The DNA segment GTTAGTTGATTTTTTGTTTCAGAATGATCCCTATAACCCACCCTATGGTGAACGATACACGCAAACGATGATTTGTCCTTCCGATGTACGAGATTCCTTGGGGCCCATTGTGTTATATGGCGTCACCTTTGGAGTGGGGAGTACCTCAATCTCTCCTACCGCAGCTGTTCACTTGGATCCCCTTGTGGATATTTTAGGGACATACGAATCATTACGCGTTCGTATTGGAGGACATACCGATGCTTCAGGGAATTATGACAGGAATGTTGAATTGTCACGTCAGCGAGCTCGAGCGGTGCATGACTATTTAGTATCACAGGGGATTTCCTCAGAGCGTCTTTCTGTAGAGGCCTATGGGCCAAGTAAGCCCATTGCGGATAATAGAAGTGCCACAGGACAGCAGGTAAACCGCCGTATAGAGGTGCTTTTTTATGACGATTCTATCCTTCAATGAGGGTTATTTCGATAGGGTATTTATCGTCCACGATATATCGATGCCGTAAAAGTGGTGGTCGGTGTGAATCACTGAGAACAGTTGCCTGTGGCACGCTGATAATAAAGTGCTTGACCACGGGTTCAATTTGCAGGAGGTAGGTGCCGATAATCGTATTGAGAAGTTCCCCCATGAGATCTTTTTTGGCAGACTCCCCATGGCGACGAGATTGCTCTGGGGCAAGGGCATCAAGGAGTTCAAGAATGTGTATCTCTGATATTATCAGTTCTGCATAGTACTTTTTTTTCCATTCTGTGAGCAATATTTCCAAGGAGCTTTTATATTTTCGAATATTCCGTTTTTCAGAAAATGGTTGCTCGTAGGCGTCTTCATTTTCGATGGTTGAAAAGGTAAGGTTCTCAAAGGCTGCACGGGTTGATTTACGTAGTGCCGGTTCGCTTTTAACTATTTCTGCATTAATATCCATAGGGGGTTCTCTCCTTTCTCTTTCGTTTCCCCTTGAAAAGGGACGCAACAACCGTGTTCATCTGCTCTTGGGTAACCGGTTTAGTGAGAATATGCTGTACTCCTAGGGCAGCAAGCTCCTGTCGCTCTTCCTGATTTCCAGAACTGGTAATGACAACGATATTTTTTGCAGGAAAGGCAGAAGTAGAACTTGTAAGCCTCTTTGCCAGTTCAAGGCCACCTGTGTGGGGCATGGTAAGGTCTGTGAAAATAACATCAACCTTGTTTGTTTGTACATATTCAAGGACTTCTTGACCGTTTGATGCTTCTGTAAAATGTGTCTCTGAAATAGTGGTGTTGCGAAGAAGTTTTATTATAAAGGACCGAGCAAGTGGCGAGTCATCGGCAATAACAAAATGGTTCATAAGACCTCCGGTAGTCATAATTGTAATTGGCTTCGGGTTGCGGTATATGCTGCTTCTACAGCAAGCATGGCTGCGGAGAAATCATCTTCTCCTATGGGTATATGCTCAGGATACGATTCGTCAAGGAGGTAAGAAAAACTATCAATTCCAGTTCCGGTTCCCGTAATCATGGACGCGATATCACCTAAATGAACGGCATATGTCAAGGGTTGAAACCGCTTGTTCGCTTGAGATGGAGCATGATGCCACGTAATAGCTTGCCGGAGCGATCGGGGAAGTTTCCATGTCTTTGCAATAAGCTGTCCTGCTTCGGTGTGGGTAAACCCCGTGAGTTCTTTCTCTTTCTCGAGAAAATCTGGGCTGTCTACAAGGAGGGAGTGTTCTTTTGGAAGATGTGGAGACAGGAGTATTTTTCCAATATCATGGATGAGGCCGGCTGTATAAGCTACTTTTGCCAAATGTCTGTCTTGTACAATTTTTTCTATAAAATAGTGACTGTATAAGGCTGTTTTAAGGGAGTGATCCCATAAGCTTGTCGCATTGGTAGAATATCCTGGAAGCTCGCCATAAATATGAGCTTCTCGAGAGAGAATCAGCGCAGTGAGTGTGGCTTCTCCGATAAAGAATATTGCCTCGTCAATCGTCTCAATTTTTCGTTCTATGTGTGTGCAGTAACGGTTGGCATGTTGGAGCACACGGAGAGACAATACAGCGTCTGTTTGAATAAGCTCGGTAAGGTTATGGAGGGAATGAGTAGGATCTCCCATAATAGCAAGAAGACGGGTTGTGGTATCATTAAATGGTTTTAGTTCTTGTGCAGATTGAAGTACTTCCTCTTTTGTCACACCCATATTTGACTCCTCTCACAGTTTCCAGTCAGTTTTTCCGGGGCTTGTTATTTGCGCTATACCGTTTTTCTGGAAGAGAGTAACTGTTCTGCTGAACCCCTCTCCTGTATCCTCAGCTTTTGGGGTTATACCATATTTCCAGAGGGCTTTTTTTACAGCAAGGGTGTTGCGTTTTCCGATATTAAAGGTGTTGTTGCTATCAGATATACTGGCGCCTCCACAGAGCTTCACAATCAGTTGCCGTGGTCTGGAAATCTCTCCTGCAGTTTTTTTCATTTGTTCAAGCAGTTCTGGAACGGCGGTATCAGCAAAATAACCGGGAAGTAATTTTGCCTTTGACGGACTGATCGCTGATTCCGGGAGGGCAACATGAGCCATGCTTATACATTTTTGGCGTGGGTCAAGAATCATCACTGCTACGCATGATCCTAAGGCATATGTTTTTAAAATGGCTCCCCCCTTGTTTGTTGCTTCAAGGTCTCCAACGCGAAGTATTATGGTGTTACTCATGATGCTTCATTTCCTTACCGGTTCGATGATAGAGGCGGTTTTTGATAGATTGCAGATTGTACAAGCCTGAAATTATGTGAAAGGCTGTTGAGAGACTCAGAATGTCCCGTAAATAAGAAACCTCCTGGACGTAACTGGTCATAGAGACGCTGTACTAAGGCTTCTTTTGTAGGATTGTCAAAGTATATCATGACATTACGACAGCTGATAAGATCAAAGTCTCCTTTTAGTGGATAGGGAGGAGTAACGAGATTCAGTATTTTAAACAGGACCTCTTTCTTGGCCTGTTCCTTTACCTCATATGTCCCGTCGGATCGTTTTTTGAAATATTTTTGAATACGTGCGGGTGATATATTTTTCATTCGGTCAGCTGCGTAGATTGCGCGGTGGGCTTTGTCGAGGGCGTCTCTGCTGATATCAGTAGCAAGAAGTCCCCCGTCCCACTGGCTGTACTTGTGGCCAAAATAGTCTAAGATTTCAATCATGAGAGAGTATGGCTCTTCGCCACTTGAGGCAGCAGCACACCATATTTTGAATTTTTTTCGATGAGCGTCTTTGTTGCGATCTTCGATGTCGGGAAGTACATAGTTTTTTAGGAAGGTGAAATGTTGTATTTCCCGAAAAAAGAAGGTGTGATTTGTAGAGATGCGATTAATAAGTTCCACGAGGGCATCTTTGTGTTCACCCTTTTGAATGTAACTGATGTACTGGGAAAAACTGGTAAAGCCATATTTCCTAAGGATGCTCTGGAGCCGACTATTCACGAGGGTTCGCTTTTTATCTGTAAGGTGTATGCCAAATTTGTCGTAGACAATACGCGATATGGTTTCAAACTCTGTATTCGATGCGGTAATCATATTCATGGTGCTTATCCCGTGGTTGTTTCTTGCAGAGAGAGCATTTCGTCAGCAATTTCAATAAGAGAGCGAATATCAAGTATAAGAGACACAGATCCATCACCGAGAATGGTACATCCAGAGGCGCCCCGGGCTTTTCCAAGGTAGTCAGACAAGCCTTTAATAACGGTTTGCTGTTGGCCGATAATTTCATCTGCTAAGAGGGCAATTTCTTTTCCTCCTTGGTCAACAATAACGAGAATTCCCTCGGTGGTGTTTGTAACTGCCGTCTCCTGTTGTAATATTTCACCCAATTTTAGAACGGGGAGAAAGGTGTTATCAAGGTTCAGTATTTCTGCTCCCTCAGGGGACGTGCTGAGCATTTCCTCTGTACAGGTAATACTTCGTTTTATGGACAGGGTCGGTAGGGTATATTGATGCGGTCCAACCTTAATCAGCATTCCATCAATAATTGCCAGGGTAAGAGGGATTCGTATGATAAAAGAACTTCCCTGGCCGCTTACACTCTGAATGTCAATTTCCCCATTCATTTTTTCAATGTTCTTTTTCACCACATCCATGCCGACCCCACGACCGGATACATCTGAGATTGATTCTGCTGTGGAAAATCCCGGGTGAAAGATGAGACGGTAGATTTCTTCATCGGAGAGAGCGGGGATTTCCTTTTCTTTGAGAAGATTGTTTTCTATGGCTTTTTGAATAATCTTATCCCGATTCAACCCCCGGCCATCATCACTGACAATAATCCACACTTCACCCCCCTCATGGCGTCCCTCAATGCGAATATTGCCTAATTCGCTTTTCCCATTCTGGAGGCGCTCTTGTCGTGATTCGATGCCATGATCACAGGAGTTTCGAATAATATGTACAAGGGGATCGCCAATCAATTCAATGACTGTTTTGTCAACTTCCGTATCTTCACCGATAATTTCAAGCTTTATCTTTTTGTCTATTTTTTGTGAAAGGTCATGCACGACGCGTATCATCTTTTTAAAGGTTGATGAAAGCGGTACCATGCGAAGAGCCATGGATGCATCTTGCAATTCGCTGCAGATGCGTCGTAATTGGTGAATTGAACGGCTAAATATCTCATCTTCAATAGTTCCAAGAGCGGGATTTCGTGTTACCATGGATTCGGCAATAACTAATTCTCCTGAAAGGTTGATGATGTGATCAAGCTTTTCCAGTTTAACCCTGATATCATTGCGCATATTTCGCTTTAACCCCGTAAGATTTTTCGAAGAGGAGCTCTCTTTCTTTTCTTGGCCAGGACTGTCTTCTGAAACAGGAGATGTTTTGGGTTGCGGAGTGGGATCTATTTCTGGGGTATTTGAGCTGGGAGAGAGTTTGACCACCTCTGTTTTTTGCTCATGAGCTGCTGCAGCGGGGGGCTCCTTGGGAAAGCACTGGGAGAACACATCTCGCATAAGCTCAGTGTATGTTGTGAGGTTTTCAATAGACGTTCGTGTATGGTCTTGACTGATATTTCCGACGGTATTTCGTAGTAAGTCAATTGCTTCAAGGAGAAATGATACTGTATCAGGAGTGATATCAACTTTGTTTTCACGAACACCGGAGAGTATCGTCTCTACAAGATGACTGTAGTCTTCCAGGTCGTTGAAATTCATGAAGCTGCAATTGCCCTTAAAGCTGTGCATTGTGCGGTAAGCCGTATCTACAACTGCGCGGGAAAACCCTTCAGATTCTAACTCAAGGAAACATTGTTCAATCATATCTAGCTGTTCATTGGCTTCACTAATGAATGCATTGTACATATCAGGTGAGAGAAGCTCCTGGGTGGACTCATCATCGTCGGTTTCGGAAATCGTACCTGCTTGTGCAGTAGGGGTTGACGGAGGTGCTTCTTCCTCTTCCACCTTTGGCTGCGGTGCTGCTTTCCCTTCTTCCAGATGTTGACTGAGCAGAGCAGTTGTCTGTGCAATACGGTCTTCAAAGCCAGAATCATCCCTGTCATTTCGGATCTTTACAAGTATCTCTGTAATGAGATCGGTTGTTTTACAGAGGGTGGAGGCGATGTGCTCGGTGAGAAAAAGCTCCTCTTCACGAATGCTTTGGATGAGATTTTCCGCAACGTGCGTAATTTTTGCAATGTTCGAAAACCCAAGAAAGGCTGCACTGCTTTTCATGGAGTGAAACAGGCGAAATATGGAGTTGATTGTCTCCTTGTCCGGTGTAGGGGTGCCTGAACTTTTTTGCGAGAGTTCAATAAGGGTTGGTTCTACCTCTTCTAGTACCTCATTGGTCTCTTCGATAAATCCGTCAATCAATTCAGCATCATAACTCATGGTGACTCCAGAAACGTTTGCGGTTTACTGAATTCTACCATGAGTTTTATGGAAGTGCAATAAAAATAACAAATACCTTGAGGTCTCGCTTATAAGCCAAACTCTTCTGCCGCACGGGCCACCGTAGGAAGGTCACTACTTTGTTTAATAACGGTAAAGTCTTCGGCGGGAATTGTCAATACACGGGAGTTGTCCACAAGAGGGAGGAGGTCCGTTGCTGCGTATCCCGTTTTGGCCGCATGAGGAAGGTCTGGGAGAACCTCTTTATCCCGTACTGCAAAGGGGGGAAGACTTTTCTCAGCAAGAACGCTATTTGAAAACACGTAGAAACCTGTATTGAATGGGAGATGTTTGCCTGCAGGGTCGCATAGCGAGTAGGTATGCGGTGTCCGTGCATCTTTTTCGATGATGTAAATGCGTCGGGAGCGTTCGACAAAACTCCCGTAGGGGTCATCTTGCGGAAAGGAGGTACGGCTGATTCCTATTCCAAGGGCGTCACAGGTGGTTCCTGCTGATGCCATGAGCGGAAGGATTTCTGGACGATATACGGCAGTCCCTTGAAGAACGATCGTTTTGGTTCTTCCTAAGTTGCGAAGCCAGGTAAGCACCATTTCGCCCTTTGGGAGTTGTGACTTGAGTTTCATTATAGGGCCGCCGGTCTCGTCAGGACTGGTGATGAGTTGAACCGTACCGTGGTTTTCAACCCAGGCAATTTTGTTTTCGTGAGTAAGGTGGAGCCGTTCATTTTGTGGAAGAACCTGCAGATTTGAGAGGCCGAAATTGTTGTTGCGTGAGAGTAGGTCCGGGATCACCCGTGCCGTGGTGCTTCCCACAGGTCCGGTTGTGACAATAACAGGTATTTCCGGAGAAAAACGACGGATCATGGTGAGGGTAAGCTCAAGGGTGCCGGCCTTATCTGTTCTTCCCGGAAGAGGAAAGGTGGCCTTGGTAAAATCGGTCAGGTCTTCGGGGGAATATCCCTCTGCCAGAAGACTCTGTTTAAGCCGTTCTCCTGCTCCTCCTGCCATGATGAGTACCGCAGAGGTGCTCAGATCTTTCGGTGTTGTTTCTATTGATTGGGCATCCATGGTTGGGGGGAATCCCTGGGGGAGTGCTGTGTTTTCTGATTTTGTGCGTTCAAGGCGGCAAAGAGCTTCTTTTTTAAAAGCCACTTCTTCCACATACGCTTCATAGGAATATTTCTCTGTCACGGCATGGGCGATCCTCTCCTGGAGTTCAGGGGAGCAATGTGCGTAGTTATGAATGGCATATTGAAGTTGTGGTTGGGTCCAAGAGTGCATAAGTGATCCTTTTTAAAGCTTATGAAAGGCGGGGATATGGGGTATTCCATTTCCAGAGGCGCCCTTCTCGTAGGTTATTTGCATTGCGTCTCGTGCAGCATGAAAGGGGTCGTATCCCTTTGCAATAGAGGATAAAAATGCCCCGTTGAATACGCTGCCGATATGTACGAAGGCGGTGAATTTTTCTTGTGTCGGGGGGCAGGTGTACTCTTCTATCTTGCCATTATACCCCACCATACACCCTGCTGGGCCGTTTTTTACCACGACCACATTGACTCCTCGATCCCAGAGGAACCCAATAACATCAACGGGGCGTTCGTAGCCAAAAAGAGCCTTTGTTTCCTGTGGTGCTGAGGGAAGGAGAACATCTACAAAGGGGAGTATGCTCCAGAGAGCTTCCCGCGCATCTTCAAGGCTCCAGCGATGGAGCCGTAGGTTTGGGTCATACGCCACCATACACTCATTTGTGTGTCCTGTATAAAATGCTTTAAACAGCGTTTGCCGGCACTCTTTCGAAATTGCCTGAAACTCACCCGAGCCGTAGACAATTCTGCTGTTGGTAATAATGCTCTTGTCGATGAGTGAAGGGGTGATTTCTTTTGCGGCTGTGCCCGGGCGGTTAAACTGGTATTCTCGCAGGTCTTCGCTTTCGACTCCCGTGTCAATAAGATTGATGCCGTTGTTTCCAAATACGGAAATAAGCAAGTCTGTATTGATGTTTTCGTCTTTGAGACTACTGCGTATGAGGGCGTGATAGGGGTCACGGCCTATGGCGGAGAGGTACTGTACTTTGGCAAGTTGACGTGCTGCTGTTACAGCCGTATAGGTAGCGTCACCACCGATGCTGCGGGAAAATGTTCGAGCATCCGCAAGGGGCGCGTCTTCAGCAAGAAACTCAACGAAGAGTTCTCCCAATATGGTAAGGTCGTATTCCCGAAGGTGTGCTGGTTTTGACATGGTTTCCCCGTTTTAAACTGTTATTTCGTCAGTACCTATTGTATATTGAATGGTGCCTAATTCAATACTTTTGCACAGGACGTTGCATGAAAATACTTGCGGATAAAAATATACCTTTTGTCAAAGAAGCCTTCAATGTTTTTGGTGATGTCTGTACAGTACAGGGAGAAGATATTGTTCCTGAAGCACTTACGGGGGTTGATATTCTTCTTGTCCGATCTGTCACAGAGGTTACCGCAGATCTGCTTGCAGGAAGTTCCGTAAAGTTTGTTGGCACAGCAACTATTGGTACCGATCACGTGGATGTGGCGCATTTGCAAGAGGCTGGAATCGGCTTTGCCTCAGCCCCGGGATCAAATGCGAACTCCGTGGCAGAATATGTTATATCTGCCATAACGTCGCTGCTGCCTGATTATGCAGAAAAGAAAATTGGTATTGTGGGAGTGGGGAATGTTGGTTCTGCGGTGTATAAAAAAAGTGCCGCCTTAGGAATGAAGGCGTTACTTAATGATCCACCCAAGGCACGTAACCTTTCCAGCTTTTCAACCTTACAGGAAACACTTTCTGAGGCTGACGTGGTTACCGTGCATGTTCCCCTTACGTATGATGGCGATACATCTACCTACGGTATGGTAAATGATCACTTCTTGTCTTCTTTAAAACCAGGGGCTCTTTTTATTAATACAAGCCGCGGAAAAACCCTCTGTGCAGAGCCTCTGCTTGCCCACGCTGGACGGCTTGGTGGGTATGTTTTGGATGTATGGCCCGATGAGCCGGAGATCTCCAACGAGTTACTCTCGGTTACTCGTATCGCCACTCCACATATTGCGGGGTATTCCTATGATGGAAAGTGTATGGGCACGGCCATGATTAGTCGTGCTGCGGCGGCGTTCTTTTTCCAGGAGACTGACTGGGTGTATGAGCCGGAACGCGCTTCGGAGGCAACACGGGAGATAGACTATACTCCAGAGGGAGGTGTTGCTGCGGTCGTTCGTGCGGCTTATAATATAGAAGAAGATTCCGGTAAGCTTCACAAAATGACCTCCTTGACGGGGCAGGAGCGGGTTTCGTATTTCCGTTCTTTACGCAGGTCATATCCGCAACGGTATGAGTTTTCACATTATCGAGTACGGGGCATATCTTCGGATACGCACGATGCAAAAAAATTGCGGCTTCTTGGATTCCGCCTGTAAAAAAAAGACTGGTTTTGTTTCTTTGTTCATAGTGGGCGTATATTATCATATATTATACGATACATGTATTGCGTTGTTTGGGGAGGATTGATGAAAAAAGGTCCGGCAAGTCTCTTTTTGATGGGGGTGGTGTCTCTACTCATTCTGGTCGGGGCGTGTTCATCTCCCGATGAGCTTGCGCACCCCGGGGAGTACCCACGTTCTCAGACGTTGTATATGGGGGGGCATGTGTGGGATGCTCCGCGCAACTTCAATCCACTAAATTCATGGCCGGTGACATGGCCGGCAACAGCAAATTCAAACCTGCTTTTTGAGACACTCTTTGCGTTTAACATCAACTCAGGTCAATTGGAGCCCCTTTTGGGGCGCGAGTGGTCACTTTCTGAGGATTTACTTGTGGTTTCTCTGCATGATCGTGCACGGTGGAATGATGGTCGTTCGGTTACCAATGATGATGTTCTCTATACCTTTCATCTTCATCGTCAGTACCCAACTCTGTTCAGTGATGTCTGGGATCATATCAATGACATGTTTGTCCTAGAGGAGACGGGGCAAATTGTTTTTGAATTGTGTACAGAGGACTACAATCCATTAGTGGTGAAAGATGCCTTGGCGACAGTACCCATTCTTCCTGGGCATGTGTATGCGCCACTTGAGAATGCTGCAAGAACCACGGTTGAGCAACAGGGCGGCCGTGGAGAAGACCAGTTCGCCAAAGATGTTCTTTCGAAGTTGCAATCCTTTGAAAATCTTGATCGCCCCGTTGGTTCTGGGCCATATACCGTTATTGAAGCAACAGAATCTCGTGTTGGCCTTGTACGAATCCCAACCTACTGGGGCAATGATGTGCTTTATGAAGGACGCCAGGCGGGCCCCAAATATATTGTCCACCCGATCTATGAATCAAACAGAGAGTATAATGATGCACTTCGGTGTGGTGATATAGATGTCTCTTCCACCTTTTCTCAAAATATAGAAGAGATGCGCAGTGATGGTGTTGGTACGTGGTTTGACGAAGAGCCCTACTACGTTCCGGGTTCCATTCCTTCCCTTGTTGTTCAGCATTTGCCTGAGGATGTTTTGCAGTATCGAGGGGAGTCGCTTCCTGCAGGTTGGACGAAAAATGTGTTGCAGGATCGTGTGTTTCGACGTGTTGTTGATATGGCCATTGATCGGGAGGCAATTCGTTCTGAAGCAATGCACTCGTACGCACCTCCCATACATCCGGGGTATATTATCTCACATGATATGCCTACGGGGAATATAGAAGGTACGTATTTCTCCGTAGACGATGCGCATGCCGCTGCCTCTTACTATTATGAAGAGGATCATGGTCGATCTCTTGCGGCTGCACGGAGAAAACTTCGTGAGGCGGGGTATGAGTGGTCATCGGAAGAAAATCTTATCTCCCCCGTGGGCGATACGGTGTATCAGTTGCGTGTTACCTGTCCTGCCGGCTGGACTGATTGGGAGGATGCGGTGGAAATTGCCGTGGCGAATATGCAGGAAGTTGGCATTCCTGCTGAGGCTGTCTTTATTAATGAGGGGGAGTATTGGGAGGCCCTTGCCCGTGGAGATTTTGACTTCATTGTAAAAACGCCCCAAGCAAACCAGGTTCCCTCTCTTCCGTGGTCTCGTTTTGAATCAGCCTTGGCCTCTTCCTCGGTTGTTCCGGTCGGAGAGTGGGCCTCAGGTAATGAGGGGCGCTATGTCCATAGCGGTATGGATTCTCTGTTGAAGCGCATCCCCGCTATTTCATCTGATGAGGAGCTTGCTGAGGCGTATGAAAAGCTGAATCGTATTTTTATGGAAGAGGTCCCTCTTATTCCCCTTATGTATCGCCCCAGTGTGTTTTATCAGTTTACCACTACCTATTGGAGTGGGTTTCCAACGCATAATGACGGTAAGGGGATATCTCCGCAAAATTTGAATGTTGGATCGGCCGTGAAAGGTTTGTGGGAGTTATACCCCACAGAGAGATAAGGCGGGGGTGGCGTTGCCATGGTTTTCGCAAAGTTGGTTTTTTAAAAAAGAGTCCATCTGTTACTATTTTGTATAATTTGTATGTGTTGTTGATATTTTTGCCAGTAAAATGGGCAAAAAGCAGGAGAGACGGCAAAAGAGGTCTTTCTTTGTATATATTTATGGTGAATTACTACTGCCTTCAAAACAGAGGAGGATATTCTTGTATAAACGATTTATTCTTTTGGTAAAAGCGGTTTTTGCAGTCTGTCTTATGGCACAGTCTGTGTTTGCCGTTTCACAGAGGGTGATGCATACTCCCTCTCATGAGCTTCTCGATTCTGTGGAGAAGAGTCGTGATGAACTTTCTGACAAGTATGCATCTACGGTGGTTGATGCGGGGTCGTTCCCCGTAGAGTTTGGTGGGCACGTACAGCTCATCACAGATCTATATCGATATGGTGATTTGGCCGACAGTTCATACCTCATGTATGATCGGCAGAACTTGCTTGTTGGCCATGGAAATCACCTACTCAATCTTGAAATGCGTGTAAATCCGGGCAGGAATGTTGATTTCTGGGCAACCATGGGGGTGTACGCGGCCTACCGAGGCTTTTCTTTGTTTGAAAGTGATCCAGCTTATCGCCCGGGACATCACTATGAAGGAGAAGGTGTTTCCGTTGACGAGGACCTTTCAGCGGGTATTGCCATCCGCACGCAACTTGCTTCTTTTATGCTCCAGGCAGGGGCGATAAACTGGATTGAAGCATCGCCTCTTTCTGTATGGAAAGGACAACCTCGTGTGTTTGCATGGGAACGGATGCCCTACGAAATAGAGCAGCCTATCAGTCAGTTTTATGAATATAATATTGCCCACGGCTATCGTGAAGGGCGTGCTGCATGGAATAAGAAACCTTTCCAGGGTATTCATTTGCAGTCGGAGAATCTTCCCGGTGATTTTGGCCTCGACTTTTTCTATGGCGTTGGAAGCCCGATTGACAAGGCGTTAAGAAGTCACGTGGGAGCCTCAAATGAACTTGAGTATCAGGCTGATTATAGTGAGCTTGCCGGCACTGGCTATGGGGATTCCTATACGAAGCAGCTGTTTTATCGCATTCATAGGAATATGCTCGTCGGGGAGCAAAATAATCAATTGCGTATTGGTGTGGGGAATGGATATACCCTCATTTCTGATGATATTCTCTATGCAGAAGAGCATTCCTATCGCCATAATAGTCATCGCTATTTACTCAATCGCTTGTATCAATTTGGTATGATGAATTCCCTTTGGCGCGATTCAGAGGGGAATGAACATACGCCCCGGGACATGGGGCTAGAGGCAACCCAAGATGGGGATGGGAGGTTCTTTTCAGCAGAGCCGGTACATTTTGGCTATGGTCAGTGGATGGAGCCTCGGTTTTTCAATCTTGATGTAGCGGGAACTGCGGGAGATCGCATCCGCTGGGAAATGGATCTCGGTTTTAGTTATATCGATACCAATCGAGTGTATGTAGATCCTCATATTGATGGATGGAGTGACTTAAGTCTTACCAATAGAACCAATTGGCTTTTGGGACAACGGGTTGATGGGATGGATGACCGTATTGAGCAAATGCCCATACATACCGCAGAGACAGAAACGCTTCGCAGTGATGTGGCAGCAGCTCTGTATGGACAGTTTCAATATGGCAATGACAACACTCCATGGAACTTTACCGTAGAAGGGATATATGCGGGAGAAGGGTATAATGCTCCCTACTCCTTTGTGGCCTCACATGACTACTTTTACCCCTTGGGTTCAAACATGCTTGGAGCTCAAACATTTGTAAACGGAACCTCGGCATCTCCCTATTCTCAAAACACCGCTGGTGGGATGCTTACCGTAGAGCCAGAGCTACCTCATTGGTATGGTCACCTTCGGATGAAGTATGGGTATACCCAACAACTTTCTGATATGCGGGATATTATTTTCTTTCCCTATCGTCTGAATGGGGCTGAGTTGAATGCCTCCATGGAAAGCTCTTACAGCAGATACGGTACAGGGGAGATGACACAGCCTATTGGTGGAGCATCTCGGGAATATCAGGCTCGGTTGGGAGATGAAAGCTTTCGAACCGCAGGTGAAACGCCGCAGTCTCCATCCAGTGGTGGGCTTCGCGGAGATTACATGTCTACCTATGAAGGGTTTGTTCCCTATACTGAGCCGCACATGGCCATTCTAAATCTCCTCAGTGCCTCAAGTGATATTGCACGAACCCGGGACCTCTCACGTGTGTGGGATCCGGAAGAAGCAGGGTTGCAGGATGCGGGTTTTCTGAATGTCTTGGATGATACGCGCACCCTCTATTTCAACGGTCGTGATGACATTGAGATTAATCCAGGTTCCATACGAGTTGTAGATAATGGAACAACTCAGTATTACTCCTTTGAGCATTCTGAGGGAGATGA comes from the Chitinivibrio alkaliphilus ACht1 genome and includes:
- a CDS encoding PfkB family carbohydrate kinase, coding for MSKPAHLREYDLTILGELFVEFLAEDAPLADARTFSRSIGGDATYTAVTAARQLAKVQYLSAIGRDPYHALIRSSLKDENINTDLLISVFGNNGINLIDTGVESEDLREYQFNRPGTAAKEITPSLIDKSIITNSRIVYGSGEFQAISKECRQTLFKAFYTGHTNECMVAYDPNLRLHRWSLEDAREALWSILPFVDVLLPSAPQETKALFGYERPVDVIGFLWDRGVNVVVVKNGPAGCMVGYNGKIEEYTCPPTQEKFTAFVHIGSVFNGAFLSSIAKGYDPFHAARDAMQITYEKGASGNGIPHIPAFHKL
- a CDS encoding response regulator yields the protein MNHFVIADDSPLARSFIIKLLRNTTISETHFTEASNGQEVLEYVQTNKVDVIFTDLTMPHTGGLELAKRLTSSTSAFPAKNIVVITSSGNQEERQELAALGVQHILTKPVTQEQMNTVVASLFKGKRKRKERTPYGY
- a CDS encoding HDOD domain-containing protein, giving the protein MGVTKEEVLQSAQELKPFNDTTTRLLAIMGDPTHSLHNLTELIQTDAVLSLRVLQHANRYCTHIERKIETIDEAIFFIGEATLTALILSREAHIYGELPGYSTNATSLWDHSLKTALYSHYFIEKIVQDRHLAKVAYTAGLIHDIGKILLSPHLPKEHSLLVDSPDFLEKEKELTGFTHTEAGQLIAKTWKLPRSLRQAITWHHAPSQANKRFQPLTYAVHLGDIASMITGTGTGIDSFSYLLDESYPEHIPIGEDDFSAAMLAVEAAYTATRSQLQL
- a CDS encoding chemotaxis protein CheW; protein product: MSYDAELIDGFIEETNEVLEEVEPTLIELSQKSSGTPTPDKETINSIFRLFHSMKSSAAFLGFSNIAKITHVAENLIQSIREEELFLTEHIASTLCKTTDLITEILVKIRNDRDDSGFEDRIAQTTALLSQHLEEGKAAPQPKVEEEEAPPSTPTAQAGTISETDDDESTQELLSPDMYNAFISEANEQLDMIEQCFLELESEGFSRAVVDTAYRTMHSFKGNCSFMNFNDLEDYSHLVETILSGVRENKVDITPDTVSFLLEAIDLLRNTVGNISQDHTRTSIENLTTYTELMRDVFSQCFPKEPPAAAAHEQKTEVVKLSPSSNTPEIDPTPQPKTSPVSEDSPGQEKKESSSSKNLTGLKRNMRNDIRVKLEKLDHIINLSGELVIAESMVTRNPALGTIEDEIFSRSIHQLRRICSELQDASMALRMVPLSSTFKKMIRVVHDLSQKIDKKIKLEIIGEDTEVDKTVIELIGDPLVHIIRNSCDHGIESRQERLQNGKSELGNIRIEGRHEGGEVWIIVSDDGRGLNRDKIIQKAIENNLLKEKEIPALSDEEIYRLIFHPGFSTAESISDVSGRGVGMDVVKKNIEKMNGEIDIQSVSGQGSSFIIRIPLTLAIIDGMLIKVGPHQYTLPTLSIKRSITCTEEMLSTSPEGAEILNLDNTFLPVLKLGEILQQETAVTNTTEGILVIVDQGGKEIALLADEIIGQQQTVIKGLSDYLGKARGASGCTILGDGSVSLILDIRSLIEIADEMLSLQETTTG
- a CDS encoding CheR family methyltransferase encodes the protein MNMITASNTEFETISRIVYDKFGIHLTDKKRTLVNSRLQSILRKYGFTSFSQYISYIQKGEHKDALVELINRISTNHTFFFREIQHFTFLKNYVLPDIEDRNKDAHRKKFKIWCAAASSGEEPYSLMIEILDYFGHKYSQWDGGLLATDISRDALDKAHRAIYAADRMKNISPARIQKYFKKRSDGTYEVKEQAKKEVLFKILNLVTPPYPLKGDFDLISCRNVMIYFDNPTKEALVQRLYDQLRPGGFLFTGHSESLNSLSHNFRLVQSAIYQKPPLSSNR
- a CDS encoding chemotaxis protein CheD, producing MSNTIILRVGDLEATNKGGAILKTYALGSCVAVMILDPRQKCISMAHVALPESAISPSKAKLLPGYFADTAVPELLEQMKKTAGEISRPRQLIVKLCGGASISDSNNTFNIGKRNTLAVKKALWKYGITPKAEDTGEGFSRTVTLFQKNGIAQITSPGKTDWKL